CTACCGCTTCCGCGCCGGCACCTGGATCAGCGAGACCGGCCGCACCCGCACCGCCCCCGGCCACGCCCACCTGACCGGCGCCACCGGCCTCTCCTTCGCCGCAGTCTCCTGCCAGCGCTACGACCAGGGCTACTACACCGCCTACCGGCACCTGGCCGAAGAGGACATCGATGTCGTCTTCCACCTCGGGGACTACCTCTACGAGTACGCCGTGAACTCCGTCGGCGGCGCCCGCAACTACACCGACCGCGTCCTGCCCGACGTCTTCAACCACGAGACGGTCACCCTGGAGGACTACCGGCTGCGGTACGCCCTCCACAAGAGCGACCCCGACCAGCGGGCCGCCCACGCCGCGCACCCCTTCGTCGTCACCTGGGACGACCACGAGACCGAGAACAACTACGCCGGCGACCACCCCGACGGCGGCGAACCCTCCGAGGAGTTCCTGCTGCGCCGCGCCGCCGCCTACCGCGCGTACTGGGAGAACCAGCCGCTGCGCCGCCCCCAGCGCCCCGACGGGCCCGACATGAGGCTCTACCGCCGCTTCCGGTGGGGCCGCCTCGCCCAGTTCGACATACTCGACACCCGCCAGTACCGCTCCAACCAGGCGCAGGGAGACGGCTGGCAGATCCCGGGACCGGAGTCCGCCGACCCCGCCCGCACGATGACCGGTGGTACGCAGGAACGCTGGCTCCTGGACGGCTGGGACCGGTCCGACGCCGTCTGGAACGTCGTCCCGCAGCAGGTCACCTTCTCCCAGCGCCGCAACGCCGTCGGCGACGTCTACCGGGTGGCGATGGACGCCTGGGACGGCTACCCGGCCTCCCGCGAACGCCTCCTCGCCGGCGCGGAGGCCGCCGGCATCGAGAACCTGATGGTCCTCACCGGCGACGTCCACGTCGGCTACGCCTTCGACATCAAGCGCGACTTCGACGACCGCTCGTCCCGGACCGTCGGCACGGAGCTTGTCGCCACCTCCATCAGCAGCGGCGGCAACGGCTCCGACAAGCCCGCGAACTGGGACACCTACATGACCGCCAACCCCCACATGCGCTTCTACCACGGCCGACGGGGCTACCTCACGGTCGCTCTCGACCGCGAGGCCGCGCGCGCCGACTTCAAGGCCGTGCCGTACGTGACGACGACCGGGGCCGGGATCTCCACCGTGGCGTCGTTCGCGGTGGAGGCGGGCCGGCCCGGGCTCACGCCGGCGTAGTCAGCAGCGCGTCGCCCCGACGGTCGTCCTCGCCGGGATAGCGCACCCCGATACGGTCGCGGATCGCGTCCAGGGTGCGCATCACGGCGAGGGTGCCGTCGAGCGGGACGAGCGGGGACTCCGTCTCACCGGCGCGCAGGGCCCGCATGACCTCCCGGGCCTCGTGACGGAGGCTGTTGCGCGGCCCGTCGGCCGGGTCCGCGGCGAACGTCTCCGGCTCGCGGCCCACGCGGTGCAGGACGAAACGGTCCGCGAAGAAGAAGCCGTCCGGGATGTCGATCCGGCCCTCGGACCCGGTGACCGACGCGGTGGTGGCGGTGCCGCCGACGATGGAGCAGTGCACCGACGCGAGGGCACCGCTCTCCCAGGAGAGCAGCGCGCCCGTCTGGAGATCGACACCCTCCTTCGAGAGCACCGCCTTCGCCGTCACGTCCGAGGGCTCCCCGAGCAGCAGATGCGCGAAGGAGACCGGGTACACACCCAGGTCGAGCAGCGCGCCCCCGCCCTGCCCCGGGTCCCGCAGCCGGTGCGACGGCGCGACCGGCCCGAGGATGCCGAAGTCGGCGTGCACCGTGCGCACCTCACCGATCGCACCGTCCCGCACCATCGCGGCGAGCCGGCGCACCACCGGATTGCAGTACGTCCACATGGCCTCCATCAGGAACCGCCCGCGCTCCCGCGCCAGCGCGACCAACTCCTCCGCCTCGCGCACGTTCAGCGTGAACGGCTTCTCGCACAGCACGTTCCGCCCGGCCTCCAGGCACATGCCGGCGGCCGTCCGGTGCGCCGAGTGCGGCGTGGCGACGTACACCACGTCCACGTCCGTGTCCTCGGCGAGCGCGCGCCAGTCGCCGTACGCCCTCGGTATCCCGAAGCGTTCCGCGAAGGCGTTCGCGGAGTCCTCGGTGCGCGAGGCCACCGCCACGACCTCGGCGTCCGGCAGGTCGACGAGGTCGGCCGTGAAGGCCGCGGCTATTCCTCCGGTCGCCAGGATTCCCCACCGCACACGTCCGTCGTTCGACATCGCCACCCCTGTCCTCGGCCCCGGGGCGGGACTGTGACCCCACCCACGTCGTACGAGCTGAGAGCATAGGTGGCGGAACGAACGGCGAGGGAGGGGCACATGCCCGAGGGGCACATACCCGGCTCGGCATCGGCCGAGTCGAACACGGTGGCGCCGATGGGGGAGCACAGGGGGCCGGACACGGAGGCGGAACAGCGGCCGTCGGAACGGCCGGGACCGCCAGGACGGCCCGGTGCCGCAGGACGGCCCGGTACGCCACGACGGGCGCGGTCGAAGCCGGGCTCCACCGCCCTCCGCCGCACCGGCCTCCTCGTCACCCTCATCCTCGGCGGGCTCACCGCCACCCCGCCCCTCGCGATGGACATGTACCTCCCGGCCCTGCCGGAGGTCACCACCTCGCTGCACGCCCCCGCCACCACGGTCCAGCTCACCCTCACCGCCTGCCTCGCCGGCATGGCGCTCGGGCAGCTGCTGATCGGACCGATGAGCGACCGCTGGGGCCGCCGACGGCCCCTCCTGCTCGGCCTCGCCGTCTACGTCGTCGCCACCGCCCTGTGCGCCCTCGCCCCCACCATCGAGACCCTCATCGCCTTCCGTCTGGTCCAGGGCCTCGCCGGTTCGGCCGGGATCGTGATCGCGCGGGCGGTGGTCCGCGACCTGTACGACGGCGACGCGATGGC
The DNA window shown above is from Streptomyces akebiae and carries:
- a CDS encoding alkaline phosphatase D family protein codes for the protein MTPTAQNARNSQGPTPSRSSHASELRAAARHFDRRRFLTVTGAAAALAFATNLPAAGAAAAATLDARRITEDPFTLGVASGDPLSTSVLLWTRLAPAPYQPDGGLPAERVAVRWELAHDDRFRRIVRRGTATAHPEFHHTVHVEVGHLAPGRVYYYRFRAGTWISETGRTRTAPGHAHLTGATGLSFAAVSCQRYDQGYYTAYRHLAEEDIDVVFHLGDYLYEYAVNSVGGARNYTDRVLPDVFNHETVTLEDYRLRYALHKSDPDQRAAHAAHPFVVTWDDHETENNYAGDHPDGGEPSEEFLLRRAAAYRAYWENQPLRRPQRPDGPDMRLYRRFRWGRLAQFDILDTRQYRSNQAQGDGWQIPGPESADPARTMTGGTQERWLLDGWDRSDAVWNVVPQQVTFSQRRNAVGDVYRVAMDAWDGYPASRERLLAGAEAAGIENLMVLTGDVHVGYAFDIKRDFDDRSSRTVGTELVATSISSGGNGSDKPANWDTYMTANPHMRFYHGRRGYLTVALDREAARADFKAVPYVTTTGAGISTVASFAVEAGRPGLTPA
- a CDS encoding Gfo/Idh/MocA family protein, whose amino-acid sequence is MSNDGRVRWGILATGGIAAAFTADLVDLPDAEVVAVASRTEDSANAFAERFGIPRAYGDWRALAEDTDVDVVYVATPHSAHRTAAGMCLEAGRNVLCEKPFTLNVREAEELVALARERGRFLMEAMWTYCNPVVRRLAAMVRDGAIGEVRTVHADFGILGPVAPSHRLRDPGQGGGALLDLGVYPVSFAHLLLGEPSDVTAKAVLSKEGVDLQTGALLSWESGALASVHCSIVGGTATTASVTGSEGRIDIPDGFFFADRFVLHRVGREPETFAADPADGPRNSLRHEAREVMRALRAGETESPLVPLDGTLAVMRTLDAIRDRIGVRYPGEDDRRGDALLTTPA